The DNA region ACCGATCTTTAACCACGATGCCCGGCCACGGATATGCTAGACCTCAATGGCCAACCCGAGCTTATTCGTCATCGCGGGCCCCAACGGCGCCGGAAAGTCGACCGGAGCCGCTACCATTCTACCCAAACGATTCCCCACCGAATGGTTTCTCAACGCCGACGACATCGCCAAGGCTCTCGCTACTGTTTCGCCCATCGAAGCTGGCCGTGTCATGATTCACCGAACGAACGACCTTCGCGACCGCCGCGAAACGGTCGCCTTTGAAACGACGCTCGCCGGGAAGACTCATGCCCAGTTCCTCTCCGTAGCCCAAGATGCGGGCTTCCAGGTCCACCTAGCTCACCTCTCTGGCATTCGAGCGTCGTACCAGGGCCTGTCTGACGAATGCAATACCCGGAAGCACCGCTGAATGATCGCCAGCTGGGTCATCGCCAAGAAGTTCACAGCCAATTTCTCGTATCGCATAGCGAATCGTCGGGTCTCCTTCAGCCAATTGATGCAACGCTCCACAACGTTACGCTGACGATATTTCTCGCGGTCAGAGCCGGACTCTTTTCACTCGTTCGACTTTGTCGGAATCACCGCAGTGCTCTTGTGCTGCCGCAGCCAGTCTCGGATCGCCTCCGAACTGTACGCTTTGACGCATCGAATCACCACGTCTCTCGCAAGAAGCCAAATGGCGGTCATCGCATCCGGTCATCGCAAGGCCGAGTCTACTCGGCGTGATCGAGTTGAGCGAGTTTCCGGCGCCATTTTGTCGTTTCCGCATCGTACCCTTTTTGTGGCTCGGCTCTGTCCCAGCGATCGTAGAGGTTTACAAGGGACTGTAGAGCGTCGATGTAGTGGCTTCGATTGGCCTGTTTGTTCTTCGCCAGGATGGCCTGGGATTCCAACAGAACACGCTCGGCATCCCCGTACGAACCGGTTGCCGACCGTGCACGGCCTAGGTGCGTCAGAAATCGACCGAGCAGTCTGGGGAGATGCGCTCGAACCAGAGGCTCCGCAGGTGCAAGCACGGCCACTGCTTCTTCATAACGACCGCCGGCTACCAGCAGAGCGCCGAGATTATTGATCGAACGCAGTGTATCCGGGTGATCATCACCCAGGGTGGCCCGTCGGCCTTCCATCGCCTCGCGATAGAAAGGCTCGGCCGCTAAGAGTTTCCCTTCGGCACGCAAGAGATAGCCCATATTGTTGATTGCTGTCAATGTATTGGGATGTAGATCACCCAAGACTCTTCGATGTTTTTCGAGGCTTCCCCGGTAAAATGGCTCAGCCTCTGCATTTCTGCCTTGGGCATTCAAGACTGCACCCACATTGCCAATCGAGACCAGCGTTTCCGGGTGGTCA from Phycisphaerae bacterium includes:
- a CDS encoding transposase, producing MERCINWLKETRRFAMRYEKLAVNFLAMTQLAIIQRCFRVLHSSDRPWYDARMPER